AGATGCGAACACCCCTCTACTTCCAAGTTGCAACACCGACATTTAGATACCAAGCGTACCCCAAACCTTCATAGATTCAACTCCACAGGAAGATAATTACTAACCAATCACCAGGCAAAGAAAGACAGCTTTAGCAAGAGGATTAGACAACAAACAATTTGATGAATCATGATTGGATCCTTCCTTGGCCGCAAGGCACTCCACGCAGAAGTGATGGAAAACTCTCCCATAGAAGACGGTAGCCAGACAATTTTATCCTCTTGATCAAGATCTAAATGTAGCTTTGATATGGTATTTACCAAATCAATCAGCAAAAAGCCCTTCAAGCAACTTGCATCCCAACCATAATTCATATAGAAATTTGCTACGAGGAAATGCGGACGATTTGGAACCATCAGTCATCAAGAACCCACCTGTCATACCAAAAATCTACCAAACCTTTGCCCAAACACCAACGAATCTTCGATTCCGTAAAATCTCGAATATGTTCCAACTGACGCCAAACTGGCGAAGAATGAGTAACTTGTGCTATAGAAGGATGTTGTCCCTTGATATACTTCGAATGCATAAACTTTACCCAAATCGAGTTTTTGAGCCGCAACTTCCACCAAAGCTTGGCAGAAAATGCATCTACCATATCTTTAAATCTTCAAAAGCCCAATCCCCCTTCCTCAATAGGCAAACACAGCTTATCCCATGATGCCCAGTGAATATGCTGCAACTCCACAGAGTGATCCCACAAAAAGCATTACAAAGCCTCTTTAGTGATCGCAATACTGCCTGTGGTGGGCATAATACTTGCAGCAGATACATAGGGATTGACAATAAGATATGTCGAATCAGCACCACCTTGCCACCGTGAGATAACTACCTCGTAGTCTAATGACTCAGCCTCTTGTGCGTCTTatccaaaatatcatcaaaaaGACCACATGTTGCCCTGATAGGTGAAATCGGTGCCCTTAAAAATATGAAGGGGCAACCTTGTCATTGGAAGTTCAGTGAAAGAGACACCAAGTTAGCTTGAGTATCTGTAGCTCTAGAGGATaaataaaagaaacttttaCGAGCATTAACTTTTTGCCCAGAATATGCCTAATACACCTCCAAAAAAATCCCTTCTAGCACCTAAACAATTATGCAAACACCGAGCAAAAATGATAGTATCATCTACAAAAGCCAGGTAAGGAATACAATCCCCGTATGTCATGTAAAATCTTCTTTCGTCTTGTAGGAAAAGATGATGAATTCCTCGGCCAAGAAATTCAGCAACCAAGAGAAATAAACTCAGTGATAGTGGATCCCCTTGTCGTACCCCCCGCGAGGATCGAAAAAATCCCGTTGGCTCTCTATTAACAAGCACAGAAAACCAATTGTTACTAAAAGTGTGAAAAAACAAATCGACCATCCTTTCCTAAAATTCAAAACTCCGCATCATGAACAACAAAAAATTCCTTTCAACTCGATCGTATGCTTTCTCCATATCAAGCTTCAAAATCACATTAGGATTCTTTAAACGTCTATCAAGATCTCCAACTAGCTCTTGGGTTAATAAAATGTTCTCATCAATTCCTCTGCCTGGGACAAAGCCAGTTTGCCAAGGGGAGATCAATTGGGACAACAACATACTTAACCGGTTCGATAAAACTTTGGAGATGATTTTTGAATTGATGTTACATAGGCTTATAGGCCGAAAGTCCAGCCAAGTGTTTGTTCGGGGCCACCTTTGGTGGGAGGATAATAAGCATACTGGAAAACCCCTGTGGAGGTTCCATCCCTCTAAAAAAATCGTGAATTGCTTCAAGCAAATCCTCTTTAATTATATCCTAACAACTATGGTAGAACCCTGTGCCAAAACCATTCGAGCCAAGAGCACTCTCCGCCGACATAGAGAACGCCACTAATTTAATCTCTTCCAACGAAGGCAAGGCAGCTAAAGAATCTTTATCACCACTACTAATTTGAGGAATCGCAAAAGGCAATGCCGGTAGCAACTTGCCCTCTCGTTCCGAGGTAAAGAGGGTGCTAAAAAACTCCACCGCTGAGGAATTAATGCTCGAAGGTTCTTCCAAAATAGCCCTCGAGTCATGTTTAATTCTGGAGATGAAGTTTGAGTTTCTTCGCTGCCGCACCACCGAATGAACAAAAGTTGTATTAGCATCACCTAATTGAATCCATTTCATTGCAGATTTCTGGTGCCAAAAATCCCCTTCAATGGATAACTGTTTCGCATGGATAGCTCTAGCCTCTCCTAATTTAATTCGGGATGCTTCACCTCTCAAGTTATCATATGTTTGTTCACATTGCAGCAAATACTCCTCCGCTCGCTTCACCTTTGAAAAAATGTGGCCAAATGTTTCCTTATTCCAACGCCGCAAGCATTTCCTAACGCACATGAGCTTCCTGAAGAATTTCTCCATTCCCACGCAAGATACTTGTTGTTGCTAGCTTTGACTTACCACTGGTAAGAAAGTATGATGCTTAGTCCATGCATTCAAAAATCGGAAGGAGCAACAACGTCGAGAATAAGACCCACACTTAATAAGTAAAGGCGCATGATCAGAACGACCACGTGCCATGTGTGAAACATGGGTAGAATAAAAAACAGAAGTCCACTCTGAATTAGTGAAAGCCTTATCAAGTCTCTGCAAGATCCGACCATTTGTCCATGTAAAAGAAGACCCATCAAAAGGTACTTCCAACAATAGATGATTGAAAACGGCTGTGCTGAATTCTTCCATATTCCCAACATTGGCTGGCTCTCACCCAAGTCTCTCCTCCATAGTAGACACAACATTGAAATCCCCCGCTACTAACCACAAATACTGACTAGCCAAACCAATACCCTCCATAGCACTCCAAAGACTCCTCCGTCCAACCTTTGTACATTTTACGTAGACAGTCGAAACATTGAGCACCGTACCAGAACTAAGGGACAGTGTGATATGTACTAGCTATTCATCATACTCTCAACAAGACACTGAGAACTCAGCcatcaaaaaaatccaaatctTCCCCTCAAGGAAGGATTGAGCCTtatcaaaacacaaaaaaagtcAAACCTTCTCCACCTGTTCAACTCCAGACAATGGCTCCAATAAAATACGAAGACAAATTAAATTATCACGACATAAGTCCTTAAGGTAACGTTGAGTCTTTCTTCGAAACCCCTTAATATTCCATACTAATGCATTAAAGGGATCAATCATGTTGCTGAAGTGAGGATTTAGCTTGAGAAAGAAAAGCAGATAACTTCTTATTATAGTTAAtaggtgtagacaccaaaatttcatttattttattcaattttatctttattcttgttttatttcatttcattttattttaattgatcaaatgatagttgtttatttttataaattaggttcattatttttatttttttgcatttaatttccaaaaaaggaaaaattctcacaaaagttcaaaatttgtctttaatttttttagattcaatttcttttttaagaTAAATGAAAATTGTGCAATAAGAAttaacattttatttatttatttatttattttacctaaattatttttataaatgaaaaaaaagaagataagtGTACTAGGGGGATAGTAGCCAAGTGGAGCACATGCAATAGGGACAAATGTCCCTTTATTTCTTTGAGAACATAACACCTAGAAGGTGAGGTGTTAGGACACTTGGGAAgtttagaaaaattagaaaaaaacaaaacaaaaataaaaaagagaaggctttggcggctagggttgaaagggggaaaggaaaaaaacaagcaaaaaaaagagaaaaaggctaaaaaggaaaacagaggaAGGCTTCGGCTAAAATCAGAGAGCTTTGGGGAGAAGAAAAAGTGTCTTCGGCTAGTGGAAGAAACGGGAAAAGAACTGAGCAAGgctgagaggaaaagaaaaacaagtagCTACGGGCAAAGGAACGAAAGCAAGAAGGGTTTCGTGAAAGGAAGGAGGAGAGTGAGTGGGCTGAGCAAGGAAAAACTGAGAAGAACAAATCGAGTAGAGGGATTGAGAGAGGTTACGGGCTAAGCTGGTGAGGAAACGggggaaggaaaaaaagaaggtcTAGGGCTACGGGACAAGAGGAACAAGAAAGGAGCTGCgggaaaaaagtgaaaaagaaaagggaagaaaggaagaagaaggacTGAGAGAGGGAGCAAGAGAAAGAGGAAACTGAGAGAGAGAGGCTACGAAGGAAAAgtgaggagaaaaagaaaacacaagAAAAGGAGAGACCTTTTGGGATAGGGTTGAGACAAGGCTACGGGAAAGAAACTAAGGTTGAGAGgaaaagcaagaaaattgaaaaaaaaaagaggagattGAATCAGGCAAAAAGATTGGAAGGAGGAAACAAGAAACGTAAAGGAAAAGTGGAGAATTTTCTTTTGCCAAAAACCCATCCAGGCTGACGGGATAGCCTACTTCGGGAACAGATTTCTGTCTTGATCTTTGCTTTTTGAAGCAGCTTTTGGTTTCTTTACCTTGTGGGGAGACATTAGAAGGGATTTTATTCACTAATCACTAGGAGAAAATTGCTCCAGGACAGCTGAATCTAGTCTCAAAGTAACGAGTTAGTCACCGCTAAGGCTGCCGCAACAGATTTTCTTGATTCCATCCTAAGAATTAGTGTAACTCTCCTGGAGTATTTCACATTCCGAGGTAACCTTTTGCTTCTCCTTTTCTTCGTTTTGTGTAACTTTCGTGAAGATTCAAGCTGATTAGATGTAGGTGTTGAGTTGTTTGTGTTGGTtactgtaaggatcgaagacaatctaagaggggggtgaattaggttgattataaaactaatcaagttatgggcactttttgctcaatataaaatttaccctcttttttaagtgatcacacaatgaatcaatcaatgactgaacaatatcacttgagagaagtagaagatataaataatttaaaaatcacaagataataataaataaataagaagggaagaattgcaaaccaattgaataccaagctcctcttgaacttgtagatcaattcaaacaagttttttcaaattgatgaaatacaaccaatcttgtgtacaaagaaaagtttacttcctccttgccccaataTCTACTTGGTCAAGTTAAGAatttttactatccctcaggacaaccctcacagagctacactattgaaatattcactcacaaatgaaaagcttacaatgaacttcacaccaccaggactacaaatcttccttggagtgTGTTTTCTCACCAAAACTACCCTATATCTCTTGTATCTTCAGtatgcaaaagttatttgaaatttctaaccatgctctatttataggagaccaaaaaagtgcttcattaatatttccaacagatagaaagtagctgaaaagtcaactagctgttgggagtatcggacgtccggtacatccaaagcatgcgtccgacagcagacattgaatttgaaaaattttcttcaattctatcggatgtTTGGTGCTTGCATCCGAAAGCAGACAATGAGTTAGAAGaaatatctcaattctatcggacgtccggtagtgtctttgtgagcgtccgacagctttcgtcgaatttgaaaaatcctattggacgtccgatacttgcgtccgatcgaggtcagtgagttagggggaatattttatttccttcGGGCATCCGGTGATGAAGTTCTTTATGCGTCGGAAGTTGCGCGGACGTCCGATTCTGTCTTCACAAGTGTCCGACAGTTTTTAGCAACCtttatttctttcaattgcacttgatctttgaatctgatttgcttcataactgaaagtatatcttgaagagatattagtatcatcaatttgttttgtaaacatcaaaagttagggactaaaatcaacattctccccctttttgatgatgacaaaacaatggatagagaaagaaaaagattaagcatatgagcataagctccccctcattCATTGCATCAAAATTTTTTAAGATCCAAATTTATAATCTcagaaaaactccccctttcacatagcatccatttctgcccctttttgtcatcataagatgagagtaaaatcCAGCAATCATAATCCATAATGTAGTTGccataacagagaatccaaatatcaataaaaa
This portion of the Coffea eugenioides isolate CCC68of chromosome 11, Ceug_1.0, whole genome shotgun sequence genome encodes:
- the LOC113751912 gene encoding uncharacterized protein LOC113751912, whose product is MEKFFRKLMCVRKCLRRWNKETFGHIFSKVKRAEEYLLQCEQTYDNLRGEASRIKLGEARAIHAKQLSIEGDFWHQKSAMKWIQLGDANTTFVHSVVRQRRNSNFISRIKHDSRAILEEPSSINSSAVEFFSTLFTSEREGKLLPALPFAIPQISSGDKDSLAALPSLEEIKLVAFSMSAESALGSNGFGTGFYHSC